In Nostoc edaphicum CCNP1411, the sequence CTGGGCGCACACTTACCACTACAGCTTGTGATAATTCAGATGGTGTATCTTCAGCGCGGCTAATGATAATTGAGAGTCCTGTTTTCGTCGAAATTTGCACATTCGAGGAGTCTACCTCGACAATTTCACCGCTGAATAAATTAGTATCGCCAATAAAATCAGCAACAAAGGATGTCTGGGGACGTTCGTAAATTTGGCTAGGAGTGCCAACTTGTTCAATTTTGCCTTGATTCATCACGGCAATGCGATCGCTCAAAGACAATGCTTCTTCCTGGTCGTGTGTCACCATCACAAAGGTTAATCCCAATTCTTTGTGTAAATTTGATAACTCAACCTGCATTTCCTTACGTAGTTTTAAATCTAACGCCCCTAAAGGTTCATCCAGTAATACGACGGTGGGACGGTTGACTAGGGCCCTGGCTAAAGCGACCCGCTGCTGTTGACCACCAGAAAGCTGATTGGGAAAACGCGATCGCAAACTTTCCATTTTCACGAGCTTTAAAGCTTCTTGGACTCTACTTTCAATTTCCGATTTGCGTAATTTTTTTAGCCGCAGTCCAAAGGCGATGTTATCCCAGACATTCAGGTGGTTAAATAAAGCGTAACTTTGAAATACAGTATTGACGGGTCGGCGGTAAGGCGGCACATTAGTCATAGACTGACCCTGAATTAATACCTTGCCAGCGTCAGCGATTTCAAACCCAGCAATTAAGCGCAGTGTTGTTGTTTTACCACAACCGGAGGGGCCTAAAATACTAAAAAATTCTCCTTGTCTAACATCCAAGTCGATTCCATGTACTGCTGGTTCTTGGTTAAAAAACTTGAAGACATTACGCAGTTCAACATCAAGTGGCTGAAAACTTGTTATCCCCCTCTGATTCTGCATGACAATTTGAGCCATAATCCTCAGTAGAATGCCGTGATTTTATGAGATTTTGTCAATTGATGTAGTCTTTTGGGCAGACTAGATTTGACACTTTGGTTTATTGTATCCGCCAAAAACAATTGTTCAAGAATATACTCACCCGATTCTTTTATGCTCAGTACCGAATCTTGATGCAAAGCAAACTTAAGCACTTTATTTGTACTTAGGCGTTCTTTGTTTAAGCTAATAAGTATTAAAATTGCATATTAGCAATTGCTAAAAGGCTGGCTAAGATTGTGTTTATTCATTTTGAATTTTGAATTATTTATGTCTTTATTCCCATCAATTGGCGGCAAAAAAGATACACGTACCGTTGGACGTGGTTTACAGCCGATATTTTTAATTATATTTACTCTACTGATGATCACTGGGATCAGTGTTCGTTTGGCATATTTGCAAATTACTGAAGGAGCAAGCCACCGAAAACGAGCCGAGTCCAATCGAATTCGGATGATCCCCAAACAACCAGAACGAGGCAATATCTTTGACCGCAATGGCAAACTTTTAGCCAGTACTCGCTATCCTCGCTCTGTATATTTGTGGCCGATGGCACATACCAAGCCAGCATGGTCGGTTGTGGGATCACGTCTATCTCAAATTCTCGACGTTTCTCAAGAAGAGATGGAAAAGAAATTAGAAGAAGCAGGTGCTAATTCTTCTTCACTGATTCGGGTCGCTCGTGACTTGAACGAAGCACAAATCACAGCATTGAAGGAGTATCAAGCCGAACTTCAAGACGTGGAAATTTCTACAGAAGCGGTTCGCTACTACCCCCACGGCAAGCAATTAGCACATATATTAGGCTATACGCGAGAACTTACTGCCGAGCAGTTAAAACAAAAGAAGCAGGAAGGCTACAGATTAGGTGATGTGATTGGTCAAATGGGAGCTGAAAAAGCTTATGAGAAAAGTCTGCGGGGCGAATGGGGTGGTCAGCAGGTAGAAGTGGATGGTGCAGGTCGGCCGCTCCGGGTTTTGGGGGAGAAACAGGCAAAATCTGGTAACGATTTGCACTTGACTATAGATTTAGATATGCAAAAGACAGCAGAAAAAGCTTTGGGCGATCGCGACGGTGCGATCGTGGCCCTTGACCCCAAGAACGGTGCGGTTTTAGCAATGGTATCTCATCCCACCTTTGACCCAAATATTTTCTCGAAGCAGAAACTCACCCAAAAAGATTGGGAATTTGTCCAAGGTGCCGACCATCCTTTGGTGAATCGCGCCCTTAGTGCCTTTCCACCTGCTAGCACCTTTAAAATTGTCACCACCACGGCCGGGCTAGAATCAGGTAAATATTCTCCTAACACAGTCCTACAAACCTACGGCTCCTTAACTTTTGGCGGTACCCGATTTGGTGAATGGAATCACGCCGGATTCGGGCCATTGGGTTTTGTCGGAGCATTACAGTGGAGTAGTGATACCTTCTTTTATCAAATTGGTCGGGGAGTTGGCGGCCCAACTTTAATTGAATGGACTCGCAAGTATGGATTTGGTAAAACAACTGGCTTTGAGTTTGCCAACGAAGAAGCAGAAGGTTTAGTACCAGATGAGAAATGGAAGCAGAAAGCTTGGAAGATACCTTGGACTGTAGGCGACAGCATTAATATGTCAATTGGTCAAGGTGCTTTACTAACTACACCTCTGCAAGTCGCCATCATGTTTGCCGTACCTGCTAATGGTGGCTACCGAGTCCAGCCACATTTGCTTAAAGACAATGAAGAAGCAAAAAGCTGGCGAGAATCTTTAAATATGAAGCCTACAACCATAAGTGTTCTCCGTCAGGGACTACGGAAAG encodes:
- a CDS encoding ABC transporter ATP-binding protein, which gives rise to MAQIVMQNQRGITSFQPLDVELRNVFKFFNQEPAVHGIDLDVRQGEFFSILGPSGCGKTTTLRLIAGFEIADAGKVLIQGQSMTNVPPYRRPVNTVFQSYALFNHLNVWDNIAFGLRLKKLRKSEIESRVQEALKLVKMESLRSRFPNQLSGGQQQRVALARALVNRPTVVLLDEPLGALDLKLRKEMQVELSNLHKELGLTFVMVTHDQEEALSLSDRIAVMNQGKIEQVGTPSQIYERPQTSFVADFIGDTNLFSGEIVEVDSSNVQISTKTGLSIIISRAEDTPSELSQAVVVSVRPEKIQLSLYPPNLPANCFEGRLVNVMYLGTHVNYVVELTNGIRINVLQPNTFGALPDRDTPIYAWWAETDCLAISQ
- the mrdA gene encoding penicillin-binding protein 2, yielding MSLFPSIGGKKDTRTVGRGLQPIFLIIFTLLMITGISVRLAYLQITEGASHRKRAESNRIRMIPKQPERGNIFDRNGKLLASTRYPRSVYLWPMAHTKPAWSVVGSRLSQILDVSQEEMEKKLEEAGANSSSLIRVARDLNEAQITALKEYQAELQDVEISTEAVRYYPHGKQLAHILGYTRELTAEQLKQKKQEGYRLGDVIGQMGAEKAYEKSLRGEWGGQQVEVDGAGRPLRVLGEKQAKSGNDLHLTIDLDMQKTAEKALGDRDGAIVALDPKNGAVLAMVSHPTFDPNIFSKQKLTQKDWEFVQGADHPLVNRALSAFPPASTFKIVTTTAGLESGKYSPNTVLQTYGSLTFGGTRFGEWNHAGFGPLGFVGALQWSSDTFFYQIGRGVGGPTLIEWTRKYGFGKTTGFEFANEEAEGLVPDEKWKQKAWKIPWTVGDSINMSIGQGALLTTPLQVAIMFAVPANGGYRVQPHLLKDNEEAKSWRESLNMKPTTISVLRQGLRKVVSEGTGKVLKQPTIPPVAGKSGTAEAWKGRVKQNHAWFGAYAPAEQPEVLIVAFAEHSGGGGGSIAAPMILQIMEEYFQRKYPGKYQKPVPENIVNSRRS